From a region of the Danio aesculapii chromosome 4, fDanAes4.1, whole genome shotgun sequence genome:
- the znf800b gene encoding zinc finger protein 800b, which produces MEGAPSNEKSCQTDVSPGSDHPIKTPVYSTEPGDPPLLQTPMLTSKSGIQQIIECFRTGTAQLKHILLKEVDTIFECKLCRSLFRGLPNLIKHREMFCFTQMPEHDVLSGDGKKSVKELLEAIYPYSNKEECILTLEPIAGNQNAVYQYLSKDHSLASSFSSPNHSSTNSWRHNSSDNQELYTVEIPLGEEENGYIHDERENLDMVDAEESKVHQDSEEPEETTEEAGDLAYKCILCNRTYRVRGHLKRHMQVVHKVKSSSLTSNSKKMTNGKLTDNPNSSPSSSSDSQSSKNPKENKDPKFTIGFDYKTCFCKLCRRTFSSEQNLEKHIELHTDNGTDFFVKFYCCPLCHYKTRRKRDVLRHLSDFHKKKSSYLSKISQSLEDYSIKKPADVVLSKDLSKDRDQQELKAHSKHASPYVTRKNLSKTALRNKTSKTGNKVHHKKEVKKVKPDSPKGSVTKKSVHVCDVCGESFMKTRYLGLHKRMHLKTASRSAGVRTRSKAML; this is translated from the exons ATGGAGGGAGCTCCGTCAAATGAAAAATCTTGCCAGACGGATGTCTCTCCTGGATCTGATCATCCCATCAAGACACCAG TTTACTCAACAGAACCAGGAGATCCTCCCTTGCTCCAAACCCCGATGCTCACCTCCAAATCTGGCATCCAGCAGATCATTGAGTGTTTCCGCACAG GTACTGCGCAGCTGAAACACATTCTCCTGAAAGAGGTGGACACCATCTTTGAATGTAAACTCTGCCGCAGTCTCTTCCGTGGCCTTCCTAATCTGATCAAACACAGAGAAATGTTTTGTTTCACTCAAATGCCTGAACATGATG TCCTTTCTGGAGATGGCAAGAAAAGCGTGAAAGAACTTCTTGAAGCCATCTACCCTTACTCCAATAAAGAGGAATGTATATTAACATTGGAGCCCATTGCAGGCAACCAGAATGCTGTGTATCAATACCTGTCCAAAGACCACAGCCTGGCATCTTCATTTTCAAGCCCTAATCATAGCAGCACTAACAGCTGGAGACACAACAGCTCTGATAACCAAGAACTGTATACAGTGGAGATCCCATTGGGAGAAGAAGAAAACGGTTATATACATGATGAAAGGGAGAACTTGGACATGGTAGATGCAGAAGAAAGCAAGGTGCATCAGGATAGTGAAGAACCTGAGGAGACAACAGAAGAAGCAGGTGATCTCGCATACAAATGCATCCTCTGCAACAGAACTTACAGAGTTCGAGGCCACCTTAAAAGACACATGCAGGTTGTTCACAAGGTCAAGTCCTCTAGTTTGACAAGCAACTCTAAGAAGATGACCAATGGTAAACTTACAGACAATCCCAATTCAAGCCCAAGCTCCTCATCTGACTCACAGAGCTCCAAGAATCCCAAGGAGAACAAGGATCCAAAATTCACTATAGGTTTTGACTACAAGACGTGCTTCTGCAAGCTCTGCAGACGGACATTCAGCTCCGAGCAGAACCTGGAGAAACACATTGAGCTGCACACAGACAACGGTACTGACTTTTTCGTGAAGTTTTACTGCTGTCCGCTCTGCCACTATAAAACACGCCGCAAAAGAGACGTGCTACGGCATCTCTCAGACTTCCACAAGAAGAAATCCTCGTACTTGAGCAAGATCTCGCAGTCGCTGGAGGACTATTCAATCAAGAAGCCAGCGGATGTTGTGTTGAGCAAGGATCTGTCCAAAGATCGAGATCAACAAGAGTTAAAAGCCCACTCCAAGCATGCTTCGCCATATGTGACACGGAAGAATCTGTCGAAAACAGCACTCCGCAACAAGACCTCAAAGACTGGTAATAAGGTGCAccacaaaaaggaggtgaaaaaAGTGAAGCCTGACAGCCCGAAAGGGAGTGTCACTAAGAaatcagtgcatgtgtgtgacgTCTGTGGGGAGAGCTTCATGAAGACAAGGTATCTGGGGCTGCACAAGAGAATGCATCTGAAAACTGCATCCAGGAGCGCAGGAGTCAGAACAAGATCAAAGGCCATGCTTTG A